A section of the Desulfuromonas acetoxidans DSM 684 genome encodes:
- a CDS encoding NUDIX hydrolase — MLQKRSELKDVQPGKWDTSVGGHVDPGENYLQAAYREMNEELGIHGLSLKLLYPSKIRNDFESENVMTYLVVYDGKICFNRTEIDEVRFWTPQEIDGALGRGILTPNFEEEWQMWLAYSAAHIL, encoded by the coding sequence TTGCTGCAAAAGCGTTCCGAACTAAAGGATGTCCAGCCGGGAAAATGGGATACCAGCGTTGGTGGACATGTTGATCCGGGAGAGAATTATCTTCAGGCAGCTTATCGGGAGATGAATGAGGAATTGGGGATTCATGGGCTATCGTTGAAGTTGCTGTATCCATCGAAAATTCGTAATGATTTTGAATCTGAAAATGTCATGACTTATCTTGTGGTTTATGATGGAAAAATCTGTTTTAATCGGACGGAAATTGATGAAGTGCGCTTTTGGACGCCACAAGAGATTGACGGTGCTCTTGGTCGTGGAATTTTGACACCGAACTTTGAAGAAGAATGGCAGATGTGGCTTGCTTACTCGGCTGCGCACATTCTGTAA